From Antechinus flavipes isolate AdamAnt ecotype Samford, QLD, Australia chromosome 1, AdamAnt_v2, whole genome shotgun sequence:
TCTGCAAGGTGGCCAGCGCCATGCTGCACCTGCACATGTACCTCACCTTCGTGCTCTACGCCGGCATCCTGCTCGCCAGGTACCTGGTCTTCTTCAGGTTCCGAGACAAGGTGGAGTTCTACCGCAAGCTGCACGCCGTGGCCGCCAGCGCGGCGCTCTGGGCGCTGGTGCTGCTCGCAGTGGTCCCGCCGCTGCTGACCCAGTACGGCAACCTGGGCGACTACGACCGCTCCAGGTGCTTCGAGTTCCAGGGGGAGCTGCGGGCCGTCTGGGTCAGGGCCATCAACTACGCGGCCGCCGTGGCCGTCATCGCCGTGGCCCTCGGGCTCCTGGCGGTCCAGGGCGTGGCCTTGGCGGCCACGGGCCGGAAGCTGCCGCGCGCGCGCCTGGCGCACCAGGAGTTCTGGGCGCAGCTGAAGAACCTGGTCTTCGTGGGCGTCATCTTCGTGTGCTTCCTGCCCTACCAGTGCTTCCGGCTCTACTACCTCGGGGTGCCGGCGGCCTCGGACCCGTGCGGCCCCGCCGCGCTCTACAACGAGATCTTCCTGGGCGTCACCGCCCTCAGCTGCCTGGACCTGCTGCTCTTCTTCCTCTGGGGCAGCCGCTGGTTCAAGAACAAGGTCCTGGAGCTCCTGAGCTGCCGCTCCTGCTGAGAGAGtcggcggggggaggggagggaggggaagctCTGCCCGTGGGGCTGGTGGGGGGCTGCCAGGGGCCTGAGGGAGGGTGGGGGAGGGCGTGCTCACTAGGGTGAGAGCTCGGGTCAGAAGACCTGCTGGGACTCGCCCTCTGCCCTCCGGGAAAATATCACTCGTGGTCCCTGCTCTGGAGGGTTATCGAGAAGATCCCGGGAGATGATGGCCAAGCTCTTGGCCAAGCAGAGAGTGCGCAGCTGGCCGCctttgtgtgtgtgattgtggatgggggggggggggagggtgtggaAGGGCTTtgcctggcgcatagtaggtgctatgtaaattcTAGCTGTTTTGTTGCTGTGAAAGTTTGTTTTACGAACGAGGAAAATCAGGtcaaaggtttttctttttttttaatgacaataaATGGAATTTGGAGAGTCTTTTGTCTCATTCTGGGCCTTGGCCCCCTGGGGGCAGTGACGGCAGCCCCCGCAGAGATGGCGCCGCCACCCGGACTTCGAGAACATTGACATGGCTTTCCTTATTGGTGCGCTATTTCCCAGGGACGCTTTCCTTTGGCTCCGGCGGCAGGGTGACGGCCAACCCAGGGTCTCCATCTTTGGGACGAGATTCAGGAgcgcctgaattcaaatcctgcctcgaACTCTTCCTTAGCTgcgtgactctggacaagtcacttagcccagcTCCGCCTGTGAAAAAcaggctccccctccccccccctccccggggCTGCCAGGGGGGGCAGGTACCGCCTCGCTGCCGATCGCGGTTGTGTATTCTCGTCCTGAACGGAAGGGACTGTTCGCTCAACTCCCGGTGCCGGCCCGAGACCGGGGACCAGAAGGAGCCGAACGTGCCCTGACGGACTGACTGGGGGCCAAGTAGTAGGAGAGGAAACGGGGCCGGAGACGAGATCCCGGCGTGGCTCGTTCCTAAGTTCTgcggagagggggagggaggtgtGTGGGGGGCGTGGCGGTGAGTGTGTATTTAAGAACCCcaggctcccccccccccagctcccctCCTCCCACAAAGGAACAGGAAAAGGAGCATTTGTAACCAGGCCAGAATTACAGCGAGAACCCGCTCGCCCAACCCCCACCCCGTCCAAACCTCCTCCGAGCCCTCTTTTGAAATCCGTGGCCGTGGTTGTGAATTCCCCTCCGGGCCGGGAGGTCTAGGGGTGCTTCCGGGGGCCCCGAGGCAGCCAGGGCAGAGTTCCTGCATGAATCGTGTCTTAAGTTCCATCGGGTGACCCTGGATCCCCGGCCCCCCTGGTCAGTCAGCGGTTATtgagcacctgctgtgtgccaggcccaGGGCTGGAAGGAAAGGCACAGGACAGGCCCTGCCCCCCAGTGGGGGGCTCCACACGGTGCCTCTGGACCAACCAGTCGGGCGTCTTGGTGCTCATCCAGACCGCGGGGCCCCATGGCTTGGAGGCCAGCCTCGCTCGCTTCAGGCCACTTCGCTGCCTGCAGGGCCGGGTCCTCTGCGAGAACCAAGGACAAATGACAACTTTCAGTCCTGTCCTGTCCCTCCTCCCCGCGGAGTCAGCGGCTCTTCCTACTTGGGGCCATTTGTCAATGCGGCAGCCCCTCGGAGGGCGGCTCTGCGCCCCTGGGTGGTTAATGATGTAACGGGGGCATTTCCTGCCTGCGGCTCCACGCAAGGTTCAAAGGCAGAAGTCAGACTCTGGGCTCTCCCCCATTAGGGGGCACGAGGGCACTTCCGGTGTGTTTGGGCTCCTCACTCTGGAAGGGGAAAAAGGCGCCAAATGCAGCTATGAATTCTGGGAATTGTTggagggacagaaacagagacacagagagaaagatggagacagaaaaaagagacagatggagacagaaagacaagagacagagagacataaagaaacaaggcagagactgagagacagacagagggaaaaaaagaaacacagacacacaaagagagggacggacaggaagagagagagagtattctCCCTGTCCTGACAGACAAGATCGGGATGAGCTCTGAGCAGGAAGCTGGACTTGAGTCATCCTCAAAAGGACAGGGAGGCGAGCAGGAGACGGCAGCTGAGGGGACGCCCTGCCTGCAGATGGATCCTGGGTGACTGCCGAAGGGTATCCCCCGCAAACTCTTAGCGCAGTAGGGATTTCCCCCCTATTTCACTGCAACCTTCTGTGACTTTGCTATAGGATCATCATCTCTAATAACTGTCTTGCGATGAAGGTCTGCAGCTTCATCACAGGCAGGACCCTCACAGCAGGGATTCAGCCCCACCAAGGATGAAGACTGTTCCCCAGGGCTGAGggttctccttcccttctctctgtgaGAGAACCTTTTATTCCTGATTTTCTAAGTGTGGAGGACAGCAGGGAAAGGAGAGCCTGGGCATCAGGACCAGAGCTGGGGGGCTAAGCCCATGGATTCGGGGTCACAGTTCTGAGGGCGGGGTCTCTAGGGGAGTCCTGCCTcctgggaggggaggaaagagtgCGGTGTAGACCCAGGGATTATAACAACCGGCGCCCCCATTCCTCACATGGGGAGGGAGTTTCCCCTCAAGTTTCAAACTGGCCCCCCAACACCTTACCAGACAGTGACACCTGCTGGTGACACTCGTAATAGCTTCAAAAGACCCCA
This genomic window contains:
- the LOC127549950 gene encoding probable G-protein coupled receptor 141, translating into MAAPNSSQPSLCDPFWARPLAGLYGAVFVGGAAGGLCILFELAKMNSLSVTTAAVINLVLVHGLFLLTVPFRLVYLVRHEWYFGLPFCKVASAMLHLHMYLTFVLYAGILLARYLVFFRFRDKVEFYRKLHAVAASAALWALVLLAVVPPLLTQYGNLGDYDRSRCFEFQGELRAVWVRAINYAAAVAVIAVALGLLAVQGVALAATGRKLPRARLAHQEFWAQLKNLVFVGVIFVCFLPYQCFRLYYLGVPAASDPCGPAALYNEIFLGVTALSCLDLLLFFLWGSRWFKNKVLELLSCRSC